The genomic segment CTCGTTTATGACGACGTATGGATACCCCTTGGAAGGATACGAATCAGAGAAAGCGGTTCAGACGGCGGCCACAATGGATTGAAGTCAGTAATTTCGGAGATCGGTACAAAAGACTTTCCGCGAATAAGAATCGGAGTGGGACCTCTGCCTGAATATGGAGACATAGTAGACTACGTTCTGGGCAAATTCAGCAATGATGAATACGGAAAGGTGAGCAGGGCAATAGATCTCTCGGTCACCGCCGCAAAGGAACTGGTTACAGGTGATATTAGAAAAGTAATGTCGATCTACAACGGTATTGAAACGATCGATTCCTGATCTATAAAATGTCTATATGTTCTGTCTCTTCTTTTTTAGGCTGTACATCTCATCTCTCAGGATCGCCGCATCTTCAAATCTGAGCTCCCCTACGGCCCTTATCATCTCTTCGTTGAGAAGAGCGACGTAATCGTCGTAATCGAGAGACTCCTTAAGTGCGAGGACGCCTTCAAGGTAAGTTGCTCTAGCCTTTTCTTCGCGCTCTTTGTTGAGATCTTCTCCGGCAAACTCTTCGAAGATATTTCTATATAGCGGCTTGACTATTGTTTCGGGAGTTATATTGTGCTCTTTGTTGTAGATTAATTGCTTGAGCCTCCTTCTATTGGTTTCGTCTATTGCCCTCTTCATGGAGCCGGTCACGGTATCGCCGTACAGAATAACCTGACCGTTAATGTTTCTGGCCGCCCTTCCAATAGTTTGAACCAGGGTTGTCTCCGAACGTAGAAAACCCTCTTTGTCCGCATCCATTATCGCAACCAGAGAGACTTCGGGCAGATCGAGCCCCTCTCTCAATAGGTTCACCCCTACTACAACCTCAACAGTTCCGTCTCTAAGCTTTCTCAATACCTCGACTCTCTCAATAGCGTCGAGCTCGGAATGAAGATACTCGGCCCTGATCCCGACTTCGTTCAAATAGTCCGAAAGCATTTCTGCCGCTTTTTTCGTCAAGACGGTGACCAATGCTCTTTCATTTCTCTTCTTGACTTTTCTCATCCTTTCTATGAAGTCGTCGACCTGACTCTCGGTTGGATGTACTATAACTTCGGGGTCGATGAGACCGGTCGGCCTGATAACCTGATCGATTACTCTCGAAGAATGTTCGACTTCAAAGTTTCCAGGCGTTGCAGAGACGAATATTATCTGACCTACGGTGCCGAGAAATTCCTCGAATCTTAGAGGACGATTGTCGAAGGCCGCGGGCAGCCTGAAGCCGTAGTCAACGAGGTTCTTCTTCCTCGAATAGTCTCCCCTGTACATGGCCCCCAGTTGAGGGACTCCTATATGAGACTCGTCAATGAAGGTGATGAACTTCTCTCTATCGAAGTAATCGAGCAGGGTGTAAGGTCTCTCTCCTGGCATCCGACCATCGAAAAACCTCGAGTAATTCTCGATTCCCGAGCAGTAACCAACACTTGAAAGCATCTCCATATCGTACGTCGTACGTTGCTTCAATCTCTGAGCTTCGAGATATTTCCCCTCCCTTTCAAGCTGCTTTATCCTCTCTTCAAGTTCGCTCTCGATATTCCGCATAGCTCCGGAGATCTTTTCCTGAGTCGTAACGAATTCCTTTGCAGGATAGACGGTCACCATATCAAGCTCTTCTATCGTCTTTCTGTTGATTGGATCAAAGGTGACGATCCTTTCTATCTCATCATCAAAGAAGTAAAGCCTTATTCCAAAGTCTTCGTAGGGCGGGAAGATCTCAAAGATCTCTCCTTTTACGTGGAATATTCCTCCCGCTGATATGTCTTCGGAGCGATTGTATTGAATGTTTGCCAGCCGCAGGGCGAGCTCCTTACGGTTCAATGTTTTTCCGCGTTCGATATAGATATTCATCGTTGCAAAGTCTCTCGGGTCACCGCTCGCATAGATTGCAGAGACGCTTGCAAGCACAACTGTATCGTTTCTAGTCAGAACAGACTTCAAAGTGGAAATTCTCATTCTCTCCAGGGTTTCATTTATTTCAGCTTCCTTCTCTATGAAGAGGTCCTTGGATGGTATGTACGATTCGGGCATGTAATAGTCGTAATAACTTATAAAGAGCTCTACCTTGTTTTTCGGAAAGAAAGTTTTGAACTCTCTGTATAGTTGAGCAACAAGAGTCTTGTTTGGAGAGATAACTATCGCCGGTCGTTGAAGGGAGCTGATCAAGTTCGCC from the Mesotoga infera genome contains:
- a CDS encoding aminoacyl-tRNA hydrolase; amino-acid sequence: MFLFVGLGNPGPRYALTRHNVGFLFVDEMIKLGLRKTIQKRIYEAHLLEGDEKIYVAKPLTFMNLSGVAVMMMLKDLNFSDEDTLVLVYDDVWIPLGRIRIRESGSDGGHNGLKSVISEIGTKDFPRIRIGVGPLPEYGDIVDYVLGKFSNDEYGKVSRAIDLSVTAAKELVTGDIRKVMSIYNGIETIDS
- the uvrB gene encoding excinuclease ABC subunit UvrB, yielding MLFELDSSYKPQGDQPQAIEKLIEGLQSGDRFQTLLGVTGSGKTFTMANLISSLQRPAIVISPNKTLVAQLYREFKTFFPKNKVELFISYYDYYMPESYIPSKDLFIEKEAEINETLERMRISTLKSVLTRNDTVVLASVSAIYASGDPRDFATMNIYIERGKTLNRKELALRLANIQYNRSEDISAGGIFHVKGEIFEIFPPYEDFGIRLYFFDDEIERIVTFDPINRKTIEELDMVTVYPAKEFVTTQEKISGAMRNIESELEERIKQLEREGKYLEAQRLKQRTTYDMEMLSSVGYCSGIENYSRFFDGRMPGERPYTLLDYFDREKFITFIDESHIGVPQLGAMYRGDYSRKKNLVDYGFRLPAAFDNRPLRFEEFLGTVGQIIFVSATPGNFEVEHSSRVIDQVIRPTGLIDPEVIVHPTESQVDDFIERMRKVKKRNERALVTVLTKKAAEMLSDYLNEVGIRAEYLHSELDAIERVEVLRKLRDGTVEVVVGVNLLREGLDLPEVSLVAIMDADKEGFLRSETTLVQTIGRAARNINGQVILYGDTVTGSMKRAIDETNRRRLKQLIYNKEHNITPETIVKPLYRNIFEEFAGEDLNKEREEKARATYLEGVLALKESLDYDDYVALLNEEMIRAVGELRFEDAAILRDEMYSLKKKRQNI